The sequence below is a genomic window from Equus caballus isolate H_3958 breed thoroughbred chromosome 11, TB-T2T, whole genome shotgun sequence.
CTGCTGCAGGACCACCTGTTGTCGCCCCAGCTGCTGTGTGTCCAGCTGCTGCAGGCCCCAGTGCTGCCAGTCTGTGTGCTGCCAGCCCACCAGCTGCCACCCCTCCTGCTGCATCTCTAGCTGCTGCCGCCCCAGCTGCTGCAGGCCCCAGGGCTGCCAGTCTGTGTGCTGCCAGCCCATCTGCTGCCGCCCCAGCTGCTGCCAGACCACCTGCTGCAGGACCACCTGCTGCCGCCCCTCCTGCTGTATCTCCAGCTGCCGCCGCCCCTCCTGCTGTGGTTCCAGCTGCTGCAGGCCCACATGCTGCATTTCTAGCTGCTGTCGCCCCAGCTGTTGCCCGACCATCTGCTGCCGCCCCATCTGCTCTAGTGGTTCTTGCTGCTGACTGCCCTGTCCTGTACCATCAATCACACTTCTTGCTGTGGTCCAACTGTGAGCTGAATCATGCGAGGCCAATTGTAAAACTTCACTTCCAACCGATTCTTAGACTGAATCTGGCTTCCAAATAGACTGGCCCCCCTCCGCCATGTTACTATTTCTCTCCCAAATGAACACAAAGTTTACATTTTCTCTCAAATCTGTCAACCAACAAACCATCCCAATTGATATATTTGTTCCCTGCCAGATTTTCTCATATGGATATGTTCCCAGATCttaaataaatcttaaatttCCAGGCATACAAATACAAGAGCATTGTGtctcattatttttccttcctcagtTGTCATCCTTAGTTGTCACTTGTTCTGTCGTTCTTCTCTGCAGAAGGCGTAGCCTACAGCAGGTGATTTCTGTTTTCCACCCCTAGCCCCTCAGCTCTCCGCACTCTAATATAGGAAGAGGTTTCTTAGAGCAAGCACCTGGAACTCTGCCTGAGCACTTTCTCTGGCTGAAGGAGCGAGCTCTGGGCAGGCCGCCAGTAGGGGAGTTGAAGTCTCGAGGAGCAGCGCTCCGTCAGTGAACGAGAGTTGATGGAAAAATTTGCCAGCTTCTTGTTCTCGAGTGGGGGCAGGTTGTACCAGTCTCCAGAGGTCCTCAGTGAGATTGAACCCAGCTGCCTACAGGAGTAATCTGCTCTTGACATCATTCTATATTGGCTCATATCCCTTCTATCCCTGGGTCGCTTCCCAGATTCCCTACATGGCTTCTTAGGACCATCTCCCAAATAAGCTACTTGCTCTCAAACCCTTGTTTTTGGGTCTGCCCTTCAAGGCACTCTATCTGAGACACCAGTGTTCCAAATCTCATTGTCAGTGCCCTTCAAAACACTTTTTATACAATCCGAATGGTCGCCGTGGTCCCAGTCAACTCTTGAATTTACTGTCAGCTGAAGCACAAAATCTTTTGAACATTTCGTTGCTTCTTCCTACAACTTTTGCACAATTCTTCTTAGAGTAGTAGTCTTCAATccatggggttttttttcacGTCATTATATCTGAGGGACTTGACACACTCCCACAGGTAGTGTGGCTCACCATGTTAGTAATGCTCATCCTGAAGGAGGCTATGTTTAGGAGGTCTGCCCCAAGCTGTGTGTCTTATGTTGGATTTGCTAAAAGCAGAGTCTGAAAGAGGGACGCTTGCACAAGTGATTTATAGGGAAGTGGAGTCCGGAGAAATCAGTAAGACACTGAGGGAGGCAGAATAGGGTAGTGGGAGAAGCTAAGCCAGTTGAATTCTGCCCTCATCTGAGCCCACAGATGATGGGTGTGAATGGTACTACAGACCTGCCCCTCATAGAAGAGAGGTGGTTGGGTCTTGGCACTCCGACATCAGTTATCATCAGCTGTGGACCATCCCTGGTGGGGAGATGGGGTGGAGAGGACAGAAACCTTCAGGTGTGGAGGCTCCTTTAGGCTGAGAACAATTACGTGGAGAACAGTGTGGGTGAAGGGTGTGAGTGACTAGCGCTACTCACACAAACTTGGGGATGGGGGCCTTTATGGCAAAAGGGGTCTGGATAGGACATCAGATAGTCTACCCCAGCACTGCTCAGGTATGCGTATTTCTCTCATTAAGCTCACTACAAGTGGCTGGTCCCAATTTCTAGGGAAACCTGCAAGAGGAGGGCTAGGAGGCAGTACCTCTGCTAATCTAGGTGACCTGCCTGGTGGAGTGAGCTAGATCCTCGTCCCTGAAAGCTCTGAGCCCTCGGTTACTATGTCCTCATCAGGCTACAGCTGTTGTCCCTGCCCATGTGCAGTTAAAACTGGAATTAGGAACACCAAGAATGCCCCCAGTGGATCACTTAAATGCTAAATATATTCCTCCTTGCTCCCATAGCTCCTTTGTTTGCTTGCTGATCCCCTGGCACTAGAAGCCCAAAGTGATAAGGTGACAGCCATAGCTTTAATTCCAATCAGACCTTTACTATGTCCCCTCAAGGTAACATTCGCTCTTACAACTGAGACCTCTAGATGCACAGCCTGCGATTATGGGAGAGGGACGC
It includes:
- the LOC111775639 gene encoding keratin-associated protein 4-9 yields the protein MVSSCCGSVCSEHSCGQGLCQETCCRPRCCRTTCCRTTCCRPSCCVSSCCRPQCCQSVCCQPTSCHPSCCISSCCRPSCCRPQGCQSVCCQPICCRPSCCQTTCCRTTCCRPSCCISSCRRPSCCGSSCCRPTCCISSCCRPSCCPTICCRPICSSGSCC